CGAGAGCAGCGATGCCACCTCGGCTCCCCGCCGCGACTTCCTCAAACTAATGGGTTTTGGTGTGGCTGCGGCCACCTTGGCTTCTTGTGAAACTCCGGTTCGCAAGGCCATTCCGTACCTGAACAAGCCCGAAGAGATTGACCCAAGCATCTCCAACTTCTACGCTTCGACCTATTTCACCGGTGCCGACTACAATGCGGTATTGGTGAAAACCCGCGAAGGCCGGCCAATCAAGCTCGAGGGTAACCCCGAGTCGCCCATCACCCGTGGCGGTTTGTCGGCCCGGGGCCAGGCAGCTGTTCTGAGCCTGTACGATGGTGGTCGCTTGCAGCACTTTGCCATCAAGTCGGGCAACGAGCACCAGAAAGCAGAGGCTGCGGCGGTTGACCAAGCCATTCGCACGAAGCTGGCGGCTACGACCGGCCGCATTGCCATCGTCTCGCCAACCATCATCAGCCCGACTACCAAGAAGGCGATTGCTGAGTTTGCTACGCGCTACCCCAATACCACGCACGTCATGTACGACGCGCAATCGGTAACTGGCCTGCTGCAGGCCAACAACGGCATTGTGCCCGGCTACAACTTCAGCCGCGCCAACATCATTGTAAGCCTCGGGGCTGATTTCCTCGGCACCTGGATTTCGCCCGTTGAGTACAGCCGGGCTTATGCGATGACCCGCAAGATTAACCGGGACAAGCGCAGCATGTCGCGTCATTACCAGTTCGAGACGGCAATGACACTCAGCGGTAGCAACGCCGACATCCGCGTGGCCGTGAAGCCATCCGAAATGGGCGCTGTGGCACTTGCGTTGTACAACGCTGTAACGGGCGCAGGTGGCGCTTCTTCCTATAAGAACGACAAGTTGGCCCAAGCTGCGGCCGACCTGAAGGCAAACCGTGGGGCCAGCCTCGTGGTGTCTGGTTCTAACGACCCAGCCGTTCAGTCCTTGGTTACTGCCATCAACCAGGCTTTGGGTAACCTTGGTACCACCGTTGACCTGACCGCTCCGAGCTACGTGCGTCAAGGCGATGACGCCCGCATGGCAGCTTTGGTAAATGACATGAACAACGGCAGCGTTGGTGCAGTCATTTTCTACAACGCTAACCCAGTCTACAACCACCCGCTGGCCGCGAAAGTAAAGTCAGGCATTGCAAAAGTGCCGCTGACCATTTCGTTGAACGACCGGCTAGATGAAACCGGCATTCTCTGCCAGTACGCGGCTCCGGACAATCACTGGTTGGAGTCGTGGAACGACTTTGAGCCGAAGCGTGGCTTCCTGAGCCTAGCCCAGCCCACCATCACCCCGCTGTTTGCAACTCGTCAAGCTCAGGAGAGCTTGCTGCGTTGGGCTGGCAACAACACGACTTACTACAAGTACCTGCGCTCGAGCTGGCGGGCCCTGACCCCCAACGATGCTGCCTGGGATAAGGTCGTGCACGATGGGGTTGCTACTGGGACGGCTCTGCCACCAGCTCCTGCCATGCTCCATGCTGCCTTGGCTCCAGACGCAGCAGTTGCCCAGCTTCAGCGCCCTGCCAGCTCAGCTGGCATTGAGCTGGCTCTTTACGAAAAGGTAGGCATCGGCGCCGCTGGTTGCGAAGCCAACAACCCTTTCCTCCAGGAACTGCCCGACCCCATCTCCAAGGCAACTTGGGGCAACTACGTGGCTGTGCCGCGTAAGATGGCCGTTGAGAACAAGTGGGAGCAAGGCGATGTCATCAAAGTGTCAGCAAATGGCTATAGTGTTGAGTTGCCGGTGCTGATTCAGCCTGGTCAGGCCAATGGCACGGTCAGCATAGCCCTGGGCTACGGCCGTACCCTGGCTGGCAAGGCTGGAGACCAAGTTGGCGCGAATGCTGCTCCTTTGGCGATGGTTAACGCCAACGGCACCATGTATAACAACGTGGTGACGCTGACCAAGACCGAAGCTACGTCTCCCATTGCTCAGACCCAGACTCACCACACCATTATGGACCGCAAGCCGGTGGTGCAGGAGAACACGCTGGCTCAATACATCAAGAACCCAAAAGAGGTAACCGAGTACGAGAAAATTGCTACGCCTGACGGGTTGGAAAAGCCCAACAAAGTGTCGCTGTGGCAGGACTACTCCTACAACAACCACCACTGGGGAATGGCAGTAGACCTCAACTCCTGCATCGGCTGCGGCTCGTGCGTGATTGGGTGCCAGACGGAGAATAACATTGCCGTAGTAGGTAAGCAGCAGGTTATCAACCGCCGCGAGATGCACTGGATGCGCATTGACCGCTACTACAGCTCGGACCACCACAAGGACGAGTTCGAAACCAAAGGTAAAGTGGCTACCTACGCTGCTATGGAAGACCCTTCGGACAACCCGCAGGTGATATTCCAGCCGATGATGTGCCAACAGTGCAACCACGCTCCCTGCGAGACGGTATGCCCGGTATTGGCTACCACGCACAGCTCGGAAGGCATCAACCAAATGGTGTACAACCGTTGCATTGGTACCCGTTACTGCGCCAACAACTGCCCGTACAAAGTGCGTCGCTTCAACTGGTTCTCTTACTACTCCAATGAGAAGTTTGAAACCGTTAACGGCCACATGTTTACGGACCTGGGGCGCATGGTCTTGAACCCGGACGTTACCGTTCGTGCCCGCGGCGTGATGGAGAAGTGCACGTTCTGCATCCAGCGTATCCAGCTTGGCAAGCTCGAAGCCAAAAAGCAGAAGCGTCGCCCAGTAGATGGTGAGATTGTTTCGGCCTGTGCCCAGTCTTGCCCCACCGAGGCTATTGTATTCGGCGACATGCGCGACCCGAACAGCCGCATCAGCCAGCTACTGCGTCGCGAAGACGGCGAGCGGGCCTTCCACGCGTTGGATTCCATCAACGTGCAGCCCAACGTGACCTACTTGACCAAGATTCGGAACGCGGAATCTGAGTTCTTTGCTAAAGAAAACGCTTAATAATCACTAACCTATAAGATTATGCAGCACGTATCAGCCGTACGCGAGCCGCTCGTAACCGGGGGTAAGACGCTACACGACGTAACGCAAGACATCTGCTATCAGGTAGAGGCCAAACCCAACATCCGTTGGATGGCCGCCTTGAGTGTAGCCTTGTTCTTTCTGGGCGTATTCTTCTATTCCGTATACCGCACCGTGTGGTACGGGATTGGGGAGTGGGGCCTGAACAAAACCGTAAACTGGGCCTGGGACATTACCAACTTCGTGTGGTGGGTAGGCATCGGCCACGCTGGTACGCTGATTTCGGCGGTACTGCTGCTGTTCCGCCAGAAATGGCGGTCGTCCATCAACCGGGCTGCAGAAGCCATGACAATTTTCGCCGTAATCTGCGCCGCCATGTTCCCAGTTCTGCACATGGGCCGTCCTTGGCTCGCTTACTGGGTATTCCCCTTCCAGAACACGTTCGGTTCGTTGTGGGTAAACTTTAACTCACCTCTTCTTTGGGACGTGTTCGCCATTTCGACCTACTTTACTGTGTCGTTGGTGTTCTGGTACATAGGTCTGATTCCTGACTTTGCTTCCATTCGTGACCGTGCCAAAGGCACTATTGCCAAGTTTAGCTACTCCATGCTCAGCTTCGGCTGGAAAGGTTCTGCCAAAGCTTGGTCGCGCTACGAAACCGTCTCGCTGATTCTGGCCGGTGTTTCGACACCGCTGGTACTCTCGGTACACACTATTGTATCGATGGACTTTGCTACCTCGGTTGTACCGGGCTGGCACACCACCATCTTCCCTCCCTACTTCGTGGCTGGCGCTATCTTCTCGGGCTTTGCCATGGTACTCACGCTGATGTTGATTACCCGCGTAGTATTCCGCTTGGAAGATTACATTACCCTAGAGCACATTGCTCTCATGAATAAAATCATGATGGTAACAGGCTCTATTGTAGGTGTGGCTTACATCACGGAGTTCTTTATTGCCTGGTACTCGCAGGTTGAGTTTGAGCAGTACGCCTTTATCAACCGCGCCACGGGTCCTTACTGGTGGGCTTATGCCTCGATGATGACCTGCAACGTAATTACCCCCCAGCTGGTGTGGTTCCGTCGGGTTCGCTATAGCATTCCCCTCACGTTCATCCTCTCCATTATCGTTAACATCGGTATGTGGTTCGAGCGCTTTGTAATCATTGTGACCTCGTTGCACCGCGACTACCTGCCCTCGAGCTGGGCCATGTTCTCGCCATCCATCATCGACATCGGCCTATACTTGGGTACGCTGGGTCTTTTCTTCACTTTGTTCCTGCTCTTTGCCAAGTTCTTCCCGGTAATTAACATGGCTGAAGTAAAAACCATCCTGAAGTATACGGTGGACAACGGTCCGACTTACAATCCCCAGAAGGCCGCCCACGCTCACGCTCCTCAACCAGCCATCGGGGCTCCGGCTTCGGCACCCATAACTTACAACAAGCATGACTAAGCGCTTTGCCGTCGGCATCTTCGAAGACGAAGACGTGCTGCTGAACGCCGTAGAAAACATTCGCGCCGCTGGCGTGAAGATTTACGATGTGTTCTCGCCTTATCCCGTTCACGGCATCGACGATGCCCTGGGCATCGAACGCTCGCGTCTGCCTATTGCTGCCTTCTTCTTTGGCATGACGGGCTTGGCCTTCGCGCTGTGGCTGCAGATTTACATGCTCGGTTTTGACTGGCCAATGATTATTGGTGGCAAGCCGCACATCGCGTTGCCGGCCTTCATCCCGGTTGCATTCGAATTGACGGTGTTCTTTACCTGTCACGGTATGGCCATCACCTTCTTTACGATTCAGGGGCTTTACCCTCGTCCTAAAGTGCCGGTAATGGATGTTCGGGCTACCGACGACAAGTTCGTCATGGCTATCGAACTCGATGAAACCAGCTCGCAATTTTCTCGGCTGACCCAGCTGCTGCGCGAAAACGGCGCTTCAGAAGTCAACCAAAAAGAAATGACCAACAACTAATGACGCATTCGCTGAACCTTAGCTTGCGCGTTTCGGCGCTGCTGCTATCCTTGGGGCTAGCCACGGCTTGCACTTCCCGGCCAGACGACCCCGGCGTGGAATACGCTCCGGAGATGTATGACCCCATTCCTTATGAGCCGTTGAAGCAAACCAACTTCAACCGAGTGAATGCTTTCGGTATCAACGAGCGCATGCCTCCCATTGCTACCGTGCCACGCGGCAAGCTCAGCTACTACGACCATATTCCTAAGGATAGTGTCGGCGTTGCTGAGCGCACGTTGCGCAATCCTTTCCCCTACACCAAAGCAAACCTGGAGGAGGGAAAAGTGCTTTACACCCGCATTTGCTCGCATTGTCATGGTGAAGCTGGCAACGGGCAGGGACCGGTTGGCTTAAAATTCAAAGGCGTTCCAAATTATGCTGCGGGCGCCTATAAGACCATGAATGACGGGCATATCTACCACGTCATTCAATGGGGCCGTAATCGCATGATGCCCCACGGCTCAATCGTGAACCCGGAAGAGCGCTGGAAAATTGCCATGTACGTGCGCGTTTTGCAGCGTGGCGAAGGCCCCGATGCTTTGAGCAAACTGGTATTAAAAGGCCCGGCCTCTACTGCTAACGACTCTACTGAAATGACTGACCGGGCCAATCAGGGTCCTGTAGGGCAGGCGCAAGCCAATAAAGCCTCTGAAACCCCAGGCCAAGGCGGCACCGTTTCCCCCAATGGCTCGGGCGTTACCCACACCCCCGGCAACAAATAACTTATGGCAACTCTGACGCACCAAGAAAGCGCCACGGCTGAACGGCTCGTTGTTACGGATGGCGCCCGTAAAACCTTTATTACCATCATTGTTGCTGGCGTGGTGGTGCTTATCATTGGCATTCTGGCCTCGCTTTTGGGCTGGGGTGAGGAGCATCATGCAGCTGCCGGAGAAGCAGCTGGCCACCTTGGGGCTTCGGCTGGCCATGGGGCCGGTGCTTCTCTACACCACGAAGGCAGCCCCGTTTGGCTGAAGCGTTTGCTGGTAAGCCTGTGGCACAGCAATGTCTTCTTCCTGGGCGTATCGACTATTGGTACCGTGTTCATGGCAATCAACTATGTTGCCTACGCTGGTTGGTCGGTTTTGATTAAGCGAATTTCAGAAGCATTAAGCGCCTGGGTTATTCCTGGTGCTGCTATTATGCTCGTCGTGTTCCTGTTAGGTCGTCACGATATCTTCCACTGGACCCACGAGGGTATCATGGATAAGGGCAACCCCAACTATGATGCGATTATTGCTGGTAAAAGCGGGTTCCTCAATCTGCCGTTCTACCTCATCCGTACCATCATTTACCTTGCCATCTGGGCTTATTTTAGCTACAAGTTGCGTCAGCTCTCGCTAGCCGAAGACCAGTTGGGCGGCACCGTTTGGTTTCACAAGAGCATCAATGCTTCGGCACTTTTCTTAGTCCTGTACGCCGTAACTTCTTCTATGTCGGCTTGGGACTGGGTTATGTCGGTTGACACGCACTGGTTCAGCACGATGTTCGGTTGGTATGTATTTGCCTCGTGGTGGGTATCGGGCATTGCCGCCATTGCCCTAACAGCCATCTACTTGAAACAAGCAGGCTACTTGAGAGCAATAACATCAAACCACTTGCATGACTTGGGCAAATTGATGTTCGGTTTTAGCATTTTCTGGACCTATGTATGGTTCGCACAGTTCATGCTGATTTGGTATGCCAACTTGCCTGAGGAAGCAGTGTACTACAACCAGCGCCTCGGGGGCTTCGAAGGTCGCTATACTGGCATGTTCTTCTTCAACATTGTCATCAACTTTGTCTTCCCGTTCCTCGGGCTGATGACGCGGGATGCCAAGCGCCAGATGATTATCATGAAAATTGTTTGCATTGCCATCCTAATTGGCCACTGGTCAGACTTTTATTTGATGTTAATGCCGGGCACTTTGAAGGGGGAAAACGGGTTTCTAATTGAGATTGGCGTCGCTGCCATTTTCCTGGGCGCTTTCTTGATTCTTTTCACGCGGCGTTTAGCTTCTGCCTCGCTTGTTCCGGTTAATCATCCTTTCCTGGACGAGAGCATTCACCACACTACCTAAGATTCTAGAATGAAGTAGTGAGAATAAAGCCTATCAATAGGCTATTTCTCGCTACTCATTACTTAGTACTTAATACTAAAAACTCAATGACGGCTCTTACTATTTTGTTGGTGTTGGTGTTGCTCCTGGTCGTATTCGGCCTGTTGTTTCGCTTACAGATTCTGACTTCTATTTTTTCGGGCACTTTTACTCGGGATATTGGCATGAGCAATAGCGTTAACGCTATCCTGATGTTGGTGTTTTTGGTGGTAGGTGGTGCTTGGTTTGCCTATTCATTTGTTGAAAATTTCAACAAGATGAACCCGCCCATTGCTTCGGTGCATGGCCACCAGATGGAGCGGATGTTTTGGATTACTATGGCGGTAATCGGAGTAGCCTTTGCTATCACGCAGACGCTGCTTTTTGTTTACTCCTACAAGTATCAGCATAAAGACGGCCGTCGCGCTTACTTCTTTGCGCACAATAACAAGATTGAGGTAATCTGGACCGTGATTCCTGCTATTGTAATGGCAGCGCTGATTTTCGCTGGCTGGAAAGCTTGGACTCGCATCACTGGCCCTGCTCCTAAGAATTCGGTGGTCGTTGAAGTGATGGGCAAGCAGTTTAACTGGTTGGTTCGTTACCCCGGCCGCGACATGAAACTGGGCGTAGTCAATTACCGCATGATTGACGCCGTTAATGAGTTTGGTTTTGACTTGAGCGATAAGTCTGCTCTTGACGACTTCACGACCAATGAAATTCACGTGCCTAAAGGCGTACCGGTGCTGATTAAGATTCGTTCGCGCGATGTACTGCATGCCGTGTATATGCCGCAATTCCGCGTGCAGATGTACGCTGTGCCAGGCATGCCAACCCGTTTCTGGTTTACGCCTACTACCACGACGGATGAGATGCGCGCCCGCTTGGGTAACCCCAAGTTTAACTATGAACTGGCTTGCAACCAGGTATGCGGCGGTAGCCACTTCGCAATGAAGGCAACCATCATTGTAGATGAGCCGGATGATTACCAGAACTGGTATGCTGCGCAGCAGTCTTTCTCGCAAAAAAACCCCGAAGTGCTGGCGGCATTGAAACAGAAACCAAAATCGCTGGTTTCGCAATCAGTTGAGCCTACCGAAGCCAAAGAAGTAGCACCTGCACCCTTGGCTGCTTCTTACTAATCACTCTACACTAACGGTATCCCTATATGTCAGACATGGCAGCCAAACCCAATTTTTCGCCAGGCGTGCAAGCGCAAGGCGGTATTGGTACCGCACCGGTGCCCGCCACGGAGCATGGCGACCACCTGCACCACGATGACCACGAGCACCATGACCAACACTGGCTGTGGAAATACGTGTTCAGCCAAGACCACAAGCAGATTGCCAAGCAGTTCCTGATTACGGGTATGTTCTGGGCCATCTTGGGTGGCACATTGTCTAGCTTGTTTCGTTTGCAGTTGGGCTGGCCCGAAGGCTCAATGGAGTGGCTGACCCCTTTCTTGGGCAAGTGGATTCAAGCGGGCAAACTTAATCCGGAGTTCTACCTGGCCCTAGTAACGATGCACGGCACCATCATGGTGTTCTTTGTGCTCACTGCCGGCCTTAGCGGTACGTTCTCCAACTTCCTGATTCCGCTACAGGTGGGCGCCCGCGACATGGCCTCGGGCTTTATGAATATGCTCTCGTACTGGTTCTTCTTCCTGTCGAGTGTTATCATGTTCTCCTCTCTATTTATTGAGACTGGTCCGGCTTCAGCTGGTTGGACAATTTATCCGCCTTTGAGCGCCTTGCCCCAGGCAATTCCTGGCTCCGGAGCTGGCATGACTCTTTGGTTGGTCAGCATGGCATTTTTCATTGTTTCGCAGCTTTTGGGCGGTGTAAACTACGTGACTACGGTAATCAACATGCGTACCCGCGGCATGAGCATGAGCAAGCTGCCGCTAACCATCTGGGCTTTCTTCCTGACGGCTATTCTGGGTATCCTGTCTTTCCCGGTATTGTTCTCAGCAGCCTTGCTGTTGATATTTGACCGTTCGTTTGGTACTTCGTTCTTCCTCTCTGATATCTACATCGCTGGGCAGGCATTGAGCAACCAAGGCGGTTCGCCGGTATTGTTCCAGCACTTGTTCTGGTTCCTGGGCCACCCCGAGGTATATATCGTAATCATGCCGGCTATGGGTATGGTGTCGGAAGTACTGGCTACGAATGCACGTAAGCCCATCTTCGGCTACCGCGCCATGATTGGCTCACTGATTGGTATTTCGTTGCTTTCGTTCGTAGTGTGGGCTCACCACATGTTCGTGACGGGCATGAACCCATTCCTTGGTTCGGTCTTCATGTTCCTGACCCTGATTATCGCCGTTCCATCGGGTGTTAAAGTGTTTAACTGGCTGGCCACGTTGTGGCGCGGTAACATCCGCTTTACGGCTGCAATGCTATTCGCTATTGGCTTCGTGTCGCTGTTTATCTCGGGTGGTTTGACGGGTATCATTCTCGGCAACGCAACGCTGGATATTCAGATGCACAACACCTACTTTGTGGTAGCCCACTTCCACTTGGTAATGGGTAGCTCGGCATTCTTCGGCTTGTTTGCCGGCGTGTACCACTGGTTCCCCAAGATGTTTGGTCGCATGATGGACGAGAAGTTGGGTTACATCCACTTCTGGTTGACGTTCGTGGGTGTATACCTCGTATTTATGCCGATGCACTATGTTGGCATCGCCGGCTTCCCCCGTCGTTACTACGCTTGGACTGGCTTTGATGCCTTCTCGCAATTCGCTGATATGAACAAGTTCATCTCGATTGCAGCTATCATTGCCTTCTTGGGTCAGTTTATCTTCATCTTTAACTTCTTTTACAGCATCTTCCGCGGCCGTCGCGCTACCCAGAACCCCTGGAACTCGACTACGCTGGAATGGACAGCACCTATCGAGCCTGGCCACGGCAACTGGCCCGGCGAGATTCCTGCGGTGTACCGCTGGCCCTACGACTACAGCAAGCCTGGTGCAGAGCTGGATTTCATCCCGCAGAACGTGCCTTATTCGCAAACGCAGTCATCGAACCTGCCCTACGAGCAGGACATGGCCGAGTAGATTGATAGATTCACAGCGTCCGAAAACGGGCCGCCTGACCGGCGGCCCGTTTTTGTTTAGTCAAACTCAACTGAACAATAGAGTGACTGACCGGGACAAATAGGCCGAAAAGAGTGTTTAAATGGCAATGAATAGTTTACTAATAAGCCCTGCAGCACGACGTTTCCGCCTTGTAGGAATTTTGACGGTAATAGCCGTATACCTCCTGATTCTAGTTGGTGGTATTGTGCGCAGCACCGGGAGCGGAATGGGCTGTCCCGATTGGCCCAAGTGCTTTGGTAGCTGGGTTCCGCCAACGGAAGCCAGCCAGTTGCCTGCCAACTATAAGGAGATATACACTGCACAGCGAGTAGCGAAGAACCAGAAGCTGGCGCGTACCCTTCAGCGGATGGGTTTTGCCCAAGTGGCTGGCAGCATCTTCGCCCACCCCACGCAATACATCGAAACGGACTTTAATCCCGTGAAAACGTGGATTGAGTATGTGAACCGATTGCTGGGCGCATTGATTGGTGTATTCGTGTTCCTGACCGTAGTATTTGCCTTACCCTACTGGCGGCGTGAGCGGACCATTTTTTGGTTGGCCTGTGCTTCGTTTTTGCTGACTGGCGTGCAGGGTTATTTGGGCTCCCTTGTGGTTTCTACCAACTTGCTGCCGGTGATGGTGACCGTTCACATGGCCTTGGCGCTGGTGATTGTGGCTTTGCTGCTGTATGCGGTAGACCGGGCCCAATCGCGCATTGAAAACCGAGCTCAATTGTCGCCGAATTATATAGAAGAGAATTCAGCTCAATATTACC
This region of Hymenobacter sedentarius genomic DNA includes:
- a CDS encoding quinol:cytochrome C oxidoreductase, giving the protein MATLTHQESATAERLVVTDGARKTFITIIVAGVVVLIIGILASLLGWGEEHHAAAGEAAGHLGASAGHGAGASLHHEGSPVWLKRLLVSLWHSNVFFLGVSTIGTVFMAINYVAYAGWSVLIKRISEALSAWVIPGAAIMLVVFLLGRHDIFHWTHEGIMDKGNPNYDAIIAGKSGFLNLPFYLIRTIIYLAIWAYFSYKLRQLSLAEDQLGGTVWFHKSINASALFLVLYAVTSSMSAWDWVMSVDTHWFSTMFGWYVFASWWVSGIAAIALTAIYLKQAGYLRAITSNHLHDLGKLMFGFSIFWTYVWFAQFMLIWYANLPEEAVYYNQRLGGFEGRYTGMFFFNIVINFVFPFLGLMTRDAKRQMIIMKIVCIAILIGHWSDFYLMLMPGTLKGENGFLIEIGVAAIFLGAFLILFTRRLASASLVPVNHPFLDESIHHTT
- a CDS encoding COX15/CtaA family protein; its protein translation is MNSLLISPAARRFRLVGILTVIAVYLLILVGGIVRSTGSGMGCPDWPKCFGSWVPPTEASQLPANYKEIYTAQRVAKNQKLARTLQRMGFAQVAGSIFAHPTQYIETDFNPVKTWIEYVNRLLGALIGVFVFLTVVFALPYWRRERTIFWLACASFLLTGVQGYLGSLVVSTNLLPVMVTVHMALALVIVALLLYAVDRAQSRIENRAQLSPNYIEENSAQYYLKKPSAGLQWSIWAALLLTFWQIMLGTQVREQVDIVSAAAGYLGREGWVEKLGSVFSIHRTVSALVLLLNVYVGYELWQLRKPRMRQLVMATLGIIGLEILAGIVLASYALPASVQPVHLTLATVLFGVQFLTLLAVARGRKTQETVASSDASRHVVA
- a CDS encoding TAT-variant-translocated molybdopterin oxidoreductase, which encodes MKYWKGIEELESAPEFMQSAFAEFMPVKESHESSDATSAPRRDFLKLMGFGVAAATLASCETPVRKAIPYLNKPEEIDPSISNFYASTYFTGADYNAVLVKTREGRPIKLEGNPESPITRGGLSARGQAAVLSLYDGGRLQHFAIKSGNEHQKAEAAAVDQAIRTKLAATTGRIAIVSPTIISPTTKKAIAEFATRYPNTTHVMYDAQSVTGLLQANNGIVPGYNFSRANIIVSLGADFLGTWISPVEYSRAYAMTRKINRDKRSMSRHYQFETAMTLSGSNADIRVAVKPSEMGAVALALYNAVTGAGGASSYKNDKLAQAAADLKANRGASLVVSGSNDPAVQSLVTAINQALGNLGTTVDLTAPSYVRQGDDARMAALVNDMNNGSVGAVIFYNANPVYNHPLAAKVKSGIAKVPLTISLNDRLDETGILCQYAAPDNHWLESWNDFEPKRGFLSLAQPTITPLFATRQAQESLLRWAGNNTTYYKYLRSSWRALTPNDAAWDKVVHDGVATGTALPPAPAMLHAALAPDAAVAQLQRPASSAGIELALYEKVGIGAAGCEANNPFLQELPDPISKATWGNYVAVPRKMAVENKWEQGDVIKVSANGYSVELPVLIQPGQANGTVSIALGYGRTLAGKAGDQVGANAAPLAMVNANGTMYNNVVTLTKTEATSPIAQTQTHHTIMDRKPVVQENTLAQYIKNPKEVTEYEKIATPDGLEKPNKVSLWQDYSYNNHHWGMAVDLNSCIGCGSCVIGCQTENNIAVVGKQQVINRREMHWMRIDRYYSSDHHKDEFETKGKVATYAAMEDPSDNPQVIFQPMMCQQCNHAPCETVCPVLATTHSSEGINQMVYNRCIGTRYCANNCPYKVRRFNWFSYYSNEKFETVNGHMFTDLGRMVLNPDVTVRARGVMEKCTFCIQRIQLGKLEAKKQKRRPVDGEIVSACAQSCPTEAIVFGDMRDPNSRISQLLRREDGERAFHALDSINVQPNVTYLTKIRNAESEFFAKENA
- the nrfD gene encoding NrfD/PsrC family molybdoenzyme membrane anchor subunit, producing the protein MQHVSAVREPLVTGGKTLHDVTQDICYQVEAKPNIRWMAALSVALFFLGVFFYSVYRTVWYGIGEWGLNKTVNWAWDITNFVWWVGIGHAGTLISAVLLLFRQKWRSSINRAAEAMTIFAVICAAMFPVLHMGRPWLAYWVFPFQNTFGSLWVNFNSPLLWDVFAISTYFTVSLVFWYIGLIPDFASIRDRAKGTIAKFSYSMLSFGWKGSAKAWSRYETVSLILAGVSTPLVLSVHTIVSMDFATSVVPGWHTTIFPPYFVAGAIFSGFAMVLTLMLITRVVFRLEDYITLEHIALMNKIMMVTGSIVGVAYITEFFIAWYSQVEFEQYAFINRATGPYWWAYASMMTCNVITPQLVWFRRVRYSIPLTFILSIIVNIGMWFERFVIIVTSLHRDYLPSSWAMFSPSIIDIGLYLGTLGLFFTLFLLFAKFFPVINMAEVKTILKYTVDNGPTYNPQKAAHAHAPQPAIGAPASAPITYNKHD
- a CDS encoding DUF3341 domain-containing protein; protein product: MTKRFAVGIFEDEDVLLNAVENIRAAGVKIYDVFSPYPVHGIDDALGIERSRLPIAAFFFGMTGLAFALWLQIYMLGFDWPMIIGGKPHIALPAFIPVAFELTVFFTCHGMAITFFTIQGLYPRPKVPVMDVRATDDKFVMAIELDETSSQFSRLTQLLRENGASEVNQKEMTNN
- a CDS encoding c-type cytochrome yields the protein MTHSLNLSLRVSALLLSLGLATACTSRPDDPGVEYAPEMYDPIPYEPLKQTNFNRVNAFGINERMPPIATVPRGKLSYYDHIPKDSVGVAERTLRNPFPYTKANLEEGKVLYTRICSHCHGEAGNGQGPVGLKFKGVPNYAAGAYKTMNDGHIYHVIQWGRNRMMPHGSIVNPEERWKIAMYVRVLQRGEGPDALSKLVLKGPASTANDSTEMTDRANQGPVGQAQANKASETPGQGGTVSPNGSGVTHTPGNK
- a CDS encoding cytochrome c oxidase subunit I, with the translated sequence MAAKPNFSPGVQAQGGIGTAPVPATEHGDHLHHDDHEHHDQHWLWKYVFSQDHKQIAKQFLITGMFWAILGGTLSSLFRLQLGWPEGSMEWLTPFLGKWIQAGKLNPEFYLALVTMHGTIMVFFVLTAGLSGTFSNFLIPLQVGARDMASGFMNMLSYWFFFLSSVIMFSSLFIETGPASAGWTIYPPLSALPQAIPGSGAGMTLWLVSMAFFIVSQLLGGVNYVTTVINMRTRGMSMSKLPLTIWAFFLTAILGILSFPVLFSAALLLIFDRSFGTSFFLSDIYIAGQALSNQGGSPVLFQHLFWFLGHPEVYIVIMPAMGMVSEVLATNARKPIFGYRAMIGSLIGISLLSFVVWAHHMFVTGMNPFLGSVFMFLTLIIAVPSGVKVFNWLATLWRGNIRFTAAMLFAIGFVSLFISGGLTGIILGNATLDIQMHNTYFVVAHFHLVMGSSAFFGLFAGVYHWFPKMFGRMMDEKLGYIHFWLTFVGVYLVFMPMHYVGIAGFPRRYYAWTGFDAFSQFADMNKFISIAAIIAFLGQFIFIFNFFYSIFRGRRATQNPWNSTTLEWTAPIEPGHGNWPGEIPAVYRWPYDYSKPGAELDFIPQNVPYSQTQSSNLPYEQDMAE
- a CDS encoding cytochrome c oxidase subunit II; the protein is MTALTILLVLVLLLVVFGLLFRLQILTSIFSGTFTRDIGMSNSVNAILMLVFLVVGGAWFAYSFVENFNKMNPPIASVHGHQMERMFWITMAVIGVAFAITQTLLFVYSYKYQHKDGRRAYFFAHNNKIEVIWTVIPAIVMAALIFAGWKAWTRITGPAPKNSVVVEVMGKQFNWLVRYPGRDMKLGVVNYRMIDAVNEFGFDLSDKSALDDFTTNEIHVPKGVPVLIKIRSRDVLHAVYMPQFRVQMYAVPGMPTRFWFTPTTTTDEMRARLGNPKFNYELACNQVCGGSHFAMKATIIVDEPDDYQNWYAAQQSFSQKNPEVLAALKQKPKSLVSQSVEPTEAKEVAPAPLAASY